The following nucleotide sequence is from Salvia splendens isolate huo1 chromosome 2, SspV2, whole genome shotgun sequence.
atacctacttccgtcgccgtttccgcatgcggcgaccgctatttctccgcatcgcaaatacattggcggcccgggaagagttcttccaagaaaggtttgacgtcgtcggccgtcccagccacacgacgcggcagaaatgtactgcagcaatccgtcagcttgcgactggacaaacgacggatgtgttcgacgaatacctccacattagAGAAAGCActaggagaatgtgcttgatccaattctgtAAAGGCATCCGGGCAACCTTCAcagacgaatttctccggaagccaagcacgacagattgccaaTTTATGCTCtgccttcacgaagaagtgcacggattccccgggatgcttggcacgtcgattgcatgcactggcaatggaagaattgcctggtggcgtggagggggtcgtacacgagctgctacaaaggcacccacccaccgttatactcgaggctgttgccgacaaccggctatggatctggcatgcgtacttcggggtccccgactcgaacaacgacataaacgtgctccatcaatccgacctcttcgccgaagttttggatgataAAGCGTCGACCATGAACTTCACTgctaacaaccggcgctataaaatggggtactatcttgccgacggcatctacccgaagtggccaaccttcgtgaagacgtgcaccaggcctgtgaacgcaaagcatgctctttttgcgcagaagcaggaggctgctcggaaggatgtgaaGCGAGCGTTCAGgtttctccaagcgcgctttaACATTATCAAAGGCCcgactcgtacgtggttcatggagagcatggtcgacatcatgtatacgtgcataatcttgcacaacatgattttccaagacgaaggacccgagacgggaaattggttcgatcctaaagcccccggaagctcaaccgcaagtagttcGCCTCGAAGTGGAATGCAttcgtctatacaagaacgattgtctattcgggcaaggacacgtgactctactgcccacgcccaactccaagatgatctaattgagcacatttgggcataCTTTGGCAACCGGTACACGCACATCATAGTCggtagaaattaaattatgtatttttattttttaggatttttaattatgttttgttttactgttttaagaatgtaatgttgtaattttattttatttaatgaaatgtgttttattatttgaatttgttggaaataaaaaaaatgaaaatgaatttagAGCATCAAAATATACAGAGTTGAATGACCTGACGTGGACTTCATCAAACAGCGATCGATGACGTTTGCTTTTTCTCATACGCATctattataaatttggtttgacTAAGATTTTCTTCCGTCCGTGGAATTTTTATGGTTaataatttgcattttaatttctaatattttagattatgtctttttttatttattttgccatgaatttaattatgtatttttttaggattttaagttgtatttttattttatttaatgaagtatattttttattaattgaatttgttggaaataaaaataaaaaatgaaattgaatgaatagtaatttaatagacggataagagatagaGGGTataggttccgtcccttagttaagagatggagtaaaaaagtacagtggggcccatgaataataatttaagagacggttaagggacagataagagacagcgttgcagatgaccTTTGGTAATGGAATGTGAtgtctatttattaaaaatagtacAAGTGGAATGAAATATTTAATGCTGGATGAGCGAAAAAAGAATAGACATTTAATAACGGGCATAAAGAATAGATACATAGGAACAAACACAAATAATATTTACTCCATATAATGGAGCAAACCAGAGAGTTTATGAGAGCAGAGCAAGAAGGCCCCTCCCTTGAGGTGCGCCTAAAGAAAGTCGGGGTAACAAACAACTTTAGCTTATTTGTTGCATGTGATGTTGTAGTGAAAATCCATTGGTGTGGGGTTGCTACGATGGGTTGGCGAGGAAGAAGGCAGAATACGAAGAGAAGGCCAAGAACAAGGAAGCACATCTCCACAAGAAGACTGAAAAGAAGAGAGCTAGCGTTGCAACGCAAAAGATGCTCAAGGCCAACCATTAGCCTCGCCCAATTCTTTTGTTTCCCACTTTGATTTTTTGATAAATTATCTcatcatatatttaatgtgaaAACTAATTCAACTGAACATAAAAAAAGACAATATTGTTCATTATTGGACTCATGTGATGTGTGATCTCGATCCTTGTTTAACTTATAATCCCTTAAACTTTCGTTAATGCTCCTTCAGCTGCCGGGATATCACATAGTTTACCAAAAATGTTACGAGGCATCAAAAAACAGAATCAATCTCTTTTTCTCCTTCAAGCAAGATCAATCGTACAAACTAGGATAAGAAAACCCTCTTTCGCACAGAACATACAGAAACACATGATGGCCATAGTCTAACGTTAATATAGATAATAAGACGAGTCATAACCTAGAGCAATAAGATATAATCTTGAAGGTTGTACGGTATACCATCCCTTTAGAAGTTGAAGTGGCATCAGATGCCCAATATGTTGGAAAGTCGAGCATCATATATAAAGCTTCTCATTACCAACCAAGACCATGATTGCATCTGAACCCCAACCTTCAATCATCTCCCCTCTTCCACGGGTAGCAACTTTCCTGCAACTGAAAAGGTGTTAGAGAGTAGAGCATGAAAAGATACAAGATATACGAACAATCTGACTGTTTATAAAATGAGATATGGGAAGAAAACATCTAATACAGGAAATAAGAGTTCCAAAACTTGACAACCTTACAAACTTCAAATCGTGGATCGAATAGCAATCCCTGCATATCACTGACAGTATACAGCCTGGTCAATTTGTGGTGGGATTTGCTTGATTTCTGTTCCTAATTCTTATTCAATCCTATACCTAAAAGATGGTAAATTTTGAAAAACATATTAATCTCTATTAACAATGAATTATATAAACAGTTACATAGAAAATATGGATTGAAGTGCATACAAATTAAAACGGTCCTCATAGGTGATGAGATTCACAGCTAAGCCAAGGTGTCCAAATCTTCCGGATCGGCCAACCTTCAcacaaaatgaataaaatatagtgAAGCAGGCAAAACACTAACATGAAACCTTATATGGAAGTAAAAACCTCACACATACCCTGTGTAAATACGTTTCAGAATTCTTAGGGATATCAAAGTTGATTACAACATTGACTGCCTGGATATCTATCCCTCTTGTAAACAGATCTGCAAcataaaaagaggaaaaaataaaataccaaataagATAGTTTAGAGCATAAATGATCATAAAGATATGATGTATGAGATTGTCATAAAAAATTGTGGCTAAAAGCCAGACCCCAAAGTAGGCCATTTCTATCAATCTACAATATAAAGGCATACAAAATTCAAGGTTCCAAAAGAGATTTGTTAGCAGACCCTAAAGTAAGGCCATATAGAATACCATCATTCTTACCTGTAACAGTACCCAACCAATGTTACACTTTGAAAATGGACTCAAAATAACAACCAAAAGAACACAATCACGGTTCAGAGTGAGGAGAGAATATGGTTTCTGAACAAGAGAATCGGTAAAAGAACATTAGGGGAGCAAAAAATCATGCATGTCTAATTATCTATATGCGTGCAAACACAGCATAGAgaaagagagtgagagagattGGAAGACACACCATGCCCGAGCCAGATAAGAGTAAGGGCATCCACCATGCAAGTAATAAGAACAACATAGTTTATGGTGGCTTTCTAAATTATTGATCATCATTTTCCAATTTTCATACAATCAGAACAATATATATAGCACTACCAAGTACCCGATAACTCACAAACTTCTCCACACTGTTGGTGACCTCACAGAAAAATTTAAAATGGGGCAAGGGAGAAGAAAAACATCGGAGTTTCAGATAGCCCTTAAAAGAAAATATCGCAATTTTTGTTACATGTCGGCATGTTGCAATTAGAACATGGTGTATCCACCCATTGCCTAGTACATACCAGTGCAGACAAGATTCCTGCAGGCACCATTACGGAAGTCATGAAATACTCTGTTGCGGTGATCCTGAAGCATCTTAGCGTGAATGTAGAAGCAAGAGTAGCCAAGTTCTGTGATTTTCTTTGCAAGAAGTTCCACCCGATTCACAGAATTGCAGAAAATAATAGACTGGTTTATTTGAAGCTGCGCCAAATAAAACAGATATAtcaaaaaaatcatcaaatctGGTGAAGTCATCCCCCGAGTCCCAGACAATAATAGAACAGCCAGATAGTTGGTTCTAATTAATTAACCTTTGAAAAAAGGGTGTTGAGGCAGTGAACTTTCTGTCTTTCttcaacaaaaacataaaacTGGGTTATACCCTTGAGGGTAAGCTCATCCATAAGGTTGATGATATAGGGTTTTCTCAGGTATCGTTCTTTGAAATCTTTTACTGTAACAGGAAATGTAGCTGAGAACATAAGAATCTGACGGCTTGTGGGCATAAAGCGAATCAACTGCTTGATAGAAGGTTGGAATTCTGGGGACAGAAGCTTATCGGCCAGAAAGAAATCAACAGAATAAGGGTAACTTTTTAGCAAACAGTCACATTTTTCTGACAGCTTAAATGGGGTATGAGAAACAGAAAAATCAGAAATGTACAAGAAAATGATGTTCTGATGAGTGATGATTATGCTAAAAGCAAATACTAGCAACCAGCAAAGTCAGATAAAAAGTACTTCCTCCACTAATGGACAGTTTATTCTGATGTTAACTGTTTTTCATGTCTCGGCAACCTTATCCAAGATTTTCATATCTGGAATCATCTAGACACTCTGAGTTTAGCACATCACAAATGCTCAATAAAGCCTTTGGCGAGAGCTACCAACCACATACCCAATTTCTAATCCCATCAAGGTTAAAAGAATGGAGTGatacaagaaaagaaaaggagtcAAAATAAGTAGTCATGAAaggttagtatgccttgaatgtGTTTCCTAATTGGGTTAGGATTATGGTTCCGAATTAGGATAGAATCTCATATGTGTCTATTTATATGGGAGTAGGGCACATATGATCTGAGATCCAATCTCTGTAACCATAATCTGAAAATACTTTGAATAAAATTTGTTCTCCGTTCCTGCCCGTGAATgtagccaattggcgaaccacgtaaatctgtgTCAGCTTTAAGTTctttcgtttgtcgattacacaattgccCTATTTTGTCACAACaaactggtatcagagcctgGTTTTCGGACTAGGGTTTAGATTTCCGCATCTGTTAAGAGTTTGTGTGTTAATCAATCAAGATGCGATCTCTGTTGAAGCAGCAGGGATTGTGGGAGCCGCTAACGGAAAAGGGAAAAGCGAAAAAGGCAGACGAGAAGGATGACGAGTGGGTAACCCTAGGTGAAAAGGCTCactcgacaatcatgttgtgcctGTCTGACGATGTTATCATCGAAGTCGCTAATCAGGAAACTGCGGCTGCCCTCTGGACGAAGTTGGAGAGTTTATAAATGACGAAGTCTCTAACCAATAAGTTGCTTCTGAAGCAACGTCTGTTCCGATTACGCATGCAGGAAGGTATGCCCCTTCAGGATAATCTGAAAATTTTGAACAAAATTTTGCTGGATTTGCGTAATGTTGATGTTAAAGTAGAAGATGAGGATGTTGCTTTAATTCTGCTAGTTTCTTTGCCTGAGTCGTACGAGAATTTCGTTGAGTCTTTTATGACTGGGAAAGAAACTCTGTCTCTGGAAGATGTTCGATCTGTTCTCCACATCAGAGAAGATCGGCAACGGACAACTAGTTCAGCCACAAAAATTCAGGCGTCGGGATTATCTGCTACAGGGCAGAAGAAATTTGGAAAGAAGAAGTCAAACTCAAAAGGTTTCAAAGGTGGCGACATCTGCAGATATTGTAAAGAACCAGGGCATTGGAAGAATGAATGCCCGAAGAAAAAGGATGCCAACGGTTCAGCAACTATGGCTGAAGCTGATGACACAAACTCTGAAGATAGTGTGGCGTTGGTTGCAGATGAACACCACACTGTAATGATGTGTGGATTCTTGACTCAGGAGCATCGTACCATCTATGTCCACACAGGGAGTATTTCGCCACTTACGAGCGGATAGATAGAGGCAATATTACCATGGCCAACAGTGTTGTCTGCAAGGTGATTGGCATTGGCTCTATCATGATAAGAACGCATGATGGGGTGTTCTGCACCTTGAACGATGTCAGGCATGTTCCACATATGACGAATAATTTGATATCTCTGAGTACCTTCGACAGTAAGGGACTCAGCTTCAAAGGTGAAGGTGAAGTAATGCATATTATGACAGGTTCGAAGGTGGTTCTGACAGCCTTGAAACGTGGTACCTTGTATGTTCTGAAAGGTTCCATCGTGACAGGCTCTGCTGATACTGCATCATCTGAGATTCCAACCGAGAATATGACAAAGCTATGGCATATGAGGCTAGGTCATATGGGAGAATGAGGGATGCAAATTCTGTCAAAGCGTGATTTTCTCTCTGGGCATAAAGTGAAGAATCTGGATTTCTGCGAACACTGTGTTTTTGGGAAGCTTCATCGCAACAAATTCCCAAAGAAGGTTGTTCATCGGACCAAGGGGACTCTAGAATACATTCATATGGATTGTTGGGGTCCATCACGTACTGAATCTATTGGAGGTCACAGGTAATTTGTGTCGATGATTGATGACTACTCGAGGATGACTTGGGTGATTATGATGAAGCATAAAGGTGATGCCTTCGAGAAGTTCAAACAGTGGAAGACCTTAGTGGAAAAACAGACAGAGAAGAAGATCAAGCGATTGAGAACTGATAATGGTCTGGAGTTCTGTTCGTCTGAGTTCAATGAGTTTGGCAAGAACGAGGGGATTGTTCGCCACCATACTATTAGACATACACCGCAGCAGGATGGTGTGGCAGAACGCATGAATCAGACACTGCTGGAAAGAGCGAGATGCATTCTTTTCCAAGCTGGTTTGACTAGGAAGTTTTGGGCAGAAGCAGTAAACACGGCGTGTTACCTGATCAACCGTGGACCTCACACTGGCATTGATTGCAAGACACCTTATGAGGTATGGTCTGATACACCTGCAGATTACTCGTTGCTAAGAGTTTTTTGGAGTACTGTTTACTATCATGTGAGCGAAGGTAAATTGGAACCAAGAGCTAAGAAGGAAGTATTTGTTGGTTATGCAGAAGGAGTTAAGGGGTATAGAATTTGGTCACCATCAGAGAATAAAGTTATTCACAGTCGGAATGTGGTGTTTGATGAGAAATCTATGCCCAGCTCTGTTGAGAAGACTGTCGGTGTAGAGGATTCTGGTAGTGTTGATAAACAAGTGGAGCTGCAAGAAGATCAACACACTACTGCTGAAACTACTAGTTCTAATATTCATCCAGAAGCTCGTCAAAGAAGCATTGCTATTGACAGAGCTAGGAGGACAAGTGTGAAGCCTCCGTTGAAATATGGCtttgaggacatgatggcaTATGCACTACAGGTTGCTAGTGAGGTGGAGGATGGACCATCCACTGCAGAACCATCCACCTACAAGGAAGTTGTTTCGGGCAGTGAGCGTGCTAAATGGCTCGCTGCAATGGGAGAGGAGATGGAATCTTTGTGGAAAAATCTGACTTGGGAGCTGGTCAAACGGCCTAAGGGGAGAAAGATTATTACTTGCAAATGGATCTTTAAGAAGAAGGAAGGGACCACAGCAGATGAGAGTGTTAGATACAAAGCTCAGCTAGTTGCAAGAGGGTTCACGCAGAAGGAGGGGGTTGACTACAATGAGATTTTCTCGCCAGTGGTCAGACACACTTACATCAGAGTGTTACTAGCGATGGTTGCATATTATGATCTGGAGCTTGAGCAACTAGACGTTAAGACAGCTTTCCTACACGGATTGCTTGAGGAAGATATCTACATGACTCAGCCAGAGGGATTCGTGGTTCCTGGAAATGAGGATTATGTTTGCAAGCTGAAGAAGTCCTTGTATGGACTAAAGCAATCTCCAAGGCAATGGTATAAGAGATTTGACAGCTACATGGTCCAGCTGGGATACAGCAGGAGTCCGTATGATTGTTGTGTGTATCACAACAAAGCTGATGATGGTTCTGTGATCTATCTCGttctgtatgtagatgatatgcttataGCTGCAAAGTCGAAGCCTGAAATTCAGAAGTTGAAAGCTCATCTGAGTGCtgaatttgatatgaaggatttgGGTGCTGCAAAGAAATCCTGGGCATGGAGATTTCGAGGGATAGAGAAAAGAAGAAGCTTTCTTTGTCACAAAAGAACTACATTGAGAAGATTTTGTCAAGATTTGGCATGTCTACGTCAAAGGCTATTGATACTTCAAGTGCCATAAACATTCATCTGTCATCTGATCATGCACCAAAATCTGAAGCTGAGGAGGAGTACATGTCTCGAGTTCCATACTCTAATGCAGTAGGGAGTCGGATGTATGGTATGGTCTGCACTAAACCAGACATAGCACATGTTGTTAGTGTTGTCAGCAGGTTCATGGGGCAGCCTGGAAAGGAGCACTGGCAAGCTGTAAAGAGGATCTTTCGTTACTTGAGAGGTACGTTAGATGTTGGTCTCGTTTATGGAGGTGATACTCACTGTTCTGTGATTGTCTATTCTGATTCTGATTATGCTGGAGATGTTGACGGTAGAAGATCTATGACTGACTATGTTTTCACTCTTGGTGGTTCCGTTGTTAGTTGGAAGGCAACTTTGCAGGCTGCAGTTACTTTGTCTACTACTGAAGCAGAGTATATGGCATTGACAGAAGCTGTTAAAGAGGGAATATGGCTGAAAGGGCTAATTGGTGATCTtggtctacatcaagagcaagTTGTTGTGTTCTGCGATAGTCAGAGTGCTATCTTTTTAGCCAAGGATCAGGTCCATCATGAAAGGAACAAGCATATTGATGTGAGGTATCATTTTCTGAAGAATGAGAAGAGAATTGAGGTGAAGAAAGTAGGTACTACTATTAATCCTGCTGATATGTTCATCAAGCCGGTCCAGCAGAGCAAGTTTCAACATTGTTTGGACTTGCTTAACGTCATGGCTGTTAATTGCCCGAGGAGGGCAAATCTGAGGCAAGAAAGGAGAAGTCTGGTATCTGGCTGATAGAGTAAAGGCCGGGAATTGTTCGAGCACAAGGCGTGCTCAAGAGAGCTGCTCCAGATACACACTCACGCACTGTCACGCccacattttctaaggatagaaaatacggttgatcgcgactaggggaagattaaagaagtggggaagaaaggggaaaacaacacaactcgaccatagctcaaaacaaatgagaatagctcgaataaaatcagagtatcatttcaacaatcaacaactccaaatgaaaatatctcaataatacacgaactcaaaagaaacaatatttagcggaagcatttcgagagtagaataatgctatgtatgaagacacaacatattctagacatttgatagacattattcacttttatgctcaacacccaccgcgctcgtcacagctcaatctgcacatagagaaaacacatacagggctgagtacttgatgcactcagtggactcatgccgaaaacattttataaaaattatttatcatgccattaacgagtgacctcggggttttaactttgaaagggcccgagtcactaaaacatctcaccaacaacatcatcatcaacatcaccataccatatctgaacatacatgacaaggaatgtggccacattccaagccactagaccggccaactcaaagagatagcgcacgatctacggggtgtacactagcctgagtagggactcactccctagtcagacccgaattcgattaaccatacatggcgaaagccacttcagataggtcccatagcaacacaaaaaaaatatggcatgacaaacatatttcacaaaaataagtatacttaggacatagtccttatttaaaaagaaagcccacctcattcgtttaattttctgaatttgaattcCTTATTTCGACTTGGATTTTGTCCGCAGAGAAATCACTCCTCGAGTCCATGTTTCTCTtctctttcatttattttcGTGGCCGACCATCGCGTTCCCAACTCCATCGACCCAACACTCCCAAAACTATTTTCTCCTTTTTGATTATCAAAAGCCTAAATATTAACTACTCCATTCCAAATCCTTTATCAAAACCCTCTGCCAAGATAAGCAATTTCCCATTGGATTTACTAACCCAAAAATCAGTGTATTCCCCAAATTCCGAAATCACATTGAACTCCAATTCCACTCCTAAcatcattcttcttcttctacaaAAAAAATGTGTACAGCAACGTCTCTATCTCCCATCTCTCTTAAAGTGAAATCAACTGGAAAAAAAAAGCCTGTAATATTGGTCCCCTGAACCTCATCTGATCACGGAACGCATATCTCTGCTTCACTCGCAACGCCTTCAACTCTCTTACTCCTTCCTAAATTCACATCACATATTTCACTTTCTCCCTCAATCTTACATTCATCTTCTTCTCCAGAAACAACACCCATCTCTCTGTTTCTCTAAATCTTCTGCCACCAAGCAGACCCATTTCACCCTCTTCTTTCTCCATTGATCTCGCTGCTACTCTCAAGTTTGCCTGCAGCGCTGTCGCTCACACGCCGTCGTCTCCTTCCTTGCTCTCGACACCGTCTTGCTCGAAAGTCTGTCGCTGCCTCATGCTCCAAATTGCAGCGCCGTCgctaggggtgggaaattataccgaaataccgtaataccggacttaccgtaccggaaaaataccaaaaatatcgatttttcggtataccgcagtttccggtacggtatgataccgtaccgcagtgtttcggtacggtaacagtatcaatttttctataccgcggtataccgaatccacggtataccggtataccacggtataccgaaacttcggtatataccgaatccacTGTATACcagtataccgtggtataccgatagattattatatatatatatatatattaatattaaatatgttgtaatatatatattacatttatatatatattatattaaaaaaaattaatacatcaattaatacaataaaattaaacattcaaatgataatttattcaaacaaattcaaaattaacctgaattatttttttatcaactcatcctattaattataataaacacaataacacataacaccgaaagaagattggaaatacgatatcgggaatatgtttcaacagagcacatttgaaagaatttgtattaactcacaccatttagtatatgattctttgtgtaatgtcatattccaaatatacaaagtaattaaaaattttgttttattcttcgtcccacttcataaaatgtcaattaaaaatacgtgcagctgaaaatgaatctaatcgtttaattagtgtttaattcattgtatgttatcttattttatatactacttaaattgaaggatgaataaataggatactgatcagtaattcttaattcttaaagagaaataaatgtccaatttaaattactaactagtgtcacgcccgtgcgatgcacgggtcattttaatttcttcatatttatttcattttgcgaaataaaagttgtgaaatgataaacaaaagaatattcgacatcctcttactttggattatactttttcaatcacattaaccccacatagacacaagagtgtgtttaaatgctacattttcttaaaaatgtcaatacgatcacattaaaatttcaacacatatttgtgttgacattttaataaactgtcttgacatttaaatatcagacttaaaattaaaaagcattttaaatatgtgaaaatatgaattaaccattgagttataactgtaggagcaagtttacattgcaataatttaatattgcactggtgagacactttctagtcgagattcatttcattgcaatatagcgaccctatacactaaaaacccaaactttgaaacctaaatcctaaacccttaactttaaaatatactcatcataaccaacaaatgagccaaattttgatatatgttgaattttagtattttcacattaaaaaaatattatttgctagtattttaaaaatttattcaaatcaaaggaagaccgtgccttgttaatatttttgagaatttgtatgcatgtttataatgatagattgaaattaaagtctagggggaaaaattgaatctttatttcattacacttgtaaatctatttggagattttatttataagaccaattattactactattggtctaaacagccaaaaataatcaataagtaccttcatattatcattaaccacgattatgggataaaattctgaatatatgtaatcaaaataatccataaatatatattaaaagatacttaaagatcaacatcattggcaacaacaaatataatatgatacttgataacatgctaaccaaaatataaaattgaatagagtgatggacgaattaccgatagcaaaaaataatgaacaatcgagaaaccaattagtaaatgaacaaatcaagaaaccaattatttttcggtata
It contains:
- the LOC121769235 gene encoding DEAD-box ATP-dependent RNA helicase 8-like isoform X1 gives rise to the protein MPTSRQILMFSATFPVTVKDFKERYLRKPYIINLMDELTLKGITQFYVFVEERQKVHCLNTLFSKLQINQSIIFCNSVNRVELLAKKITELGYSCFYIHAKMLQDHRNRVFHDFRNGACRNLVCTDLFTRGIDIQAVNVVINFDIPKNSETYLHRVGRSGRFGHLGLAVNLITYEDRFNFCRKVATRGRGEMIEGWGSDAIMVLVGNEKLYI
- the LOC121769235 gene encoding DEAD-box ATP-dependent RNA helicase 8-like isoform X2; this translates as MPTSRQILMFSATFPVTVKDFKERYLRKPYIINLMDELTLKGITQFYVFVEERQKVHCLNTLFSKLQINQSIIFCNSVNRVELLAKKITELGYSCFYIHAKMLQDHRNRVFHDFRNGACRNLVCTDLFTRGIDIQAVNVVINFDIPKNSETYLHRVGRSGRFGHLGLAVNLITYEDRFNFDMQGLLFDPRFEVCKLQESCYPWKRGDD
- the LOC121769235 gene encoding DEAD-box ATP-dependent RNA helicase 8-like isoform X3 produces the protein MPTSRQILMFSATFPVTVKDFKERYLRKPYIINLMDELTLKGITQFYVFVEERQKVHCLNTLFSKLQINQSIIFCNSVNRVELLAKKITELGYSCFYIHAKMLQDHRNRVFHDFRNGACRNLVCTDLFTRGIDIQAVNVVINFDIPKNSETYLHRVGRSGRFGHLGLAVNLITYEDRFNFDMQGLLFDPRFEVCKESCYPWKRGDD